Sequence from the Hamadaea flava genome:
CCTCGGCGGCCTGGTCGAGTGGCAGAGTGAGGTCGAAGACGTTGCCCGGGTCGATCGCATGGCTGGTGATCAGGTCGACGAGTTCGGGCAGGAACCGGCGTACCGGGGCGGGTCCGCCGTGCAGATGCACGTGCGAGTAGAACATCTCCTCGCCGGGCAGCTGAACGCCGTGGGCGACACCGACGTAGCCGACGTGCCCGCCGGGCCGGGTCGAGCGGATGGCTTGCAGCATCGACTCCTGGGTGCCGACCGCCTCGATGACCGAGTGCGCTCCGAGCCCGTTGGTGAGGTCCTTGATCCGGGCCACTCCGTCGTCGCCGCGTTCGGTGACGATGTCGGTCGCGCCGTATTCGAGGGCGAGCTTCTGGCGATCGGCGTGCCGGCTCATCGCGATGATCCGCCCGGCTCCGAGGTGCTTGGCGGCGAGCACGGCGAGCAAGCCGACTGCTCCGTCACCGACGACGGCGACGGTCTTGCCCGGCTGGACGTCGGCGGCGACTGCGCCGAACCAGCCGGTGCCCAGCACATCCGAAGCGGCTAGCAGGCCCGGGACGACGTCCTCGGACGGCTGCTCAGGTGTGGCCACCAGGGTGCCGTCGGCGAGCGGTACGCGCAGGTACTCCGCCTGCGCGCCGAGCGGGCCGATCCATTCGCGGTGTAGGCACGAGGTCTGGTATCCAGCCCGGCAGATCTCGCAGGTGTTGTCCGACGCGGCGAACGAGCCGACGACGAATTGGCCCTGCCGGATCGTGGTGACCTGGCTGCCGACTTCTTCAACGACGCCGACGTACTCGTGTCCCATCGGAGTGGGACCAGTCACGGGTTCGATGCCGCGATAGGGCCACAGATCAGACCCGCATACGCAGGCAGCGGCAATGCGGATGATCGCGTCGGTAGGTTGTTCGATGCGGGGGTCGTCACGGGTTTCCACCCGCACGTCGCCCGGGGCGTACAACATGGTGCCACGCATGCTCGAAGATCCTTCTAGTAGTGGTGAAACAGTTCGGACGCTCGTCGAACAGGTCGGCGGCCGGTTGTCAGTCGGCCGTGGCGAAGACCTGCTTGGCTACTGCCATCGCGGACACGGCTTTCGGCCATCCGGCGTAGAACGCGAGGTGGGTGATGGCCTCG
This genomic interval carries:
- a CDS encoding zinc-dependent alcohol dehydrogenase family protein; its protein translation is MRGTMLYAPGDVRVETRDDPRIEQPTDAIIRIAAACVCGSDLWPYRGIEPVTGPTPMGHEYVGVVEEVGSQVTTIRQGQFVVGSFAASDNTCEICRAGYQTSCLHREWIGPLGAQAEYLRVPLADGTLVATPEQPSEDVVPGLLAASDVLGTGWFGAVAADVQPGKTVAVVGDGAVGLLAVLAAKHLGAGRIIAMSRHADRQKLALEYGATDIVTERGDDGVARIKDLTNGLGAHSVIEAVGTQESMLQAIRSTRPGGHVGYVGVAHGVQLPGEEMFYSHVHLHGGPAPVRRFLPELVDLITSHAIDPGNVFDLTLPLDQAAEGYRAMDERRAVKALLRP